From Micromonospora sp. NBC_01699, a single genomic window includes:
- a CDS encoding DMT family transporter, with protein sequence MALLAVLLGLASALFFAFSSALEQHAAKQEKPTRAGDPRLLIRLLHRPLWLFGGIPDVIGTGLQAVALRFGPLALVEPLLMSGLFMAIPLEAALEKRRPHRKDLILAGVGIIGLAAFLVTANPRAGVSQPSTMAWLGVGGVVGGLIAICLLVAWRTRDAHRGTLLGIATGLLYAVAAALLKTISEDLTKHPWTLLAHWHVYALFLVGLAALILNQNAYQSGPIAAPLTAITLLDPFGGIVIGVTAFHETLSTDGPRLVIEIIAVIFMIVGISLASTTRSK encoded by the coding sequence ATGGCCCTCCTCGCGGTCCTGCTGGGCCTTGCCTCGGCGCTGTTCTTCGCGTTCAGTTCGGCGCTCGAACAGCACGCCGCCAAGCAGGAGAAGCCGACCAGGGCCGGCGACCCCCGGCTGCTGATCCGGTTGCTGCACCGGCCGCTCTGGCTCTTCGGCGGCATCCCGGACGTGATCGGCACCGGGCTCCAGGCGGTCGCGCTGCGGTTCGGTCCGCTGGCGCTGGTCGAGCCGCTGCTGATGAGCGGCCTGTTCATGGCGATTCCGCTGGAGGCGGCGCTGGAGAAGCGCCGGCCGCACCGCAAGGACCTGATCCTGGCCGGGGTCGGCATCATCGGGCTGGCCGCCTTCCTGGTCACCGCGAACCCGCGGGCCGGGGTGTCCCAGCCGTCGACGATGGCCTGGCTGGGCGTCGGCGGGGTGGTCGGCGGCCTGATCGCCATCTGCCTGCTGGTCGCCTGGCGGACCAGGGACGCCCACCGGGGCACCCTGCTCGGCATCGCCACCGGCCTGCTGTACGCGGTCGCCGCCGCGCTGCTGAAGACGATCAGCGAGGACCTGACCAAACACCCGTGGACGCTGCTCGCCCACTGGCACGTCTACGCCCTGTTCCTGGTCGGACTGGCGGCGCTGATCCTGAACCAGAACGCGTACCAGAGCGGGCCGATCGCCGCGCCGCTGACCGCGATCACCCTGCTCGACCCGTTCGGCGGGATAGTCATCGGAGTAACCGCGTTCCACGAGACGCTCTCCACCGACGGGCCCCGGTTGGTGATCGAGATCATCGCCGTGATCTTCATGATCGTCGGGATCTCGCTGGCCAGCACCACCCGTTCGAAGTAG